A stretch of the Planktothricoides raciborskii GIHE-MW2 genome encodes the following:
- a CDS encoding ribonuclease HII → MQQVLQQVQRQKLSFDRPVAGVDEVGRGCLFGPVVAAAVILPDSGWEMLQNAGVTDSKKLSANQRESLVQLIIKVAIDCKIGVASVAEIDRLNILQASLLAMRRSLLKLYPQPELCLVDGNQRIPGLSLPQETIVQGDSQCLPIAAASILAKVWRDQLIIRLADRYPEYDLINNKGYGTKAHKKALALYGASPQHRLSFSPCQPNLSAPNQLSLFDITR, encoded by the coding sequence ATTCAACAGGTACTTCAACAGGTACAAAGACAGAAGCTATCATTCGATCGCCCGGTGGCTGGGGTCGATGAAGTAGGCCGGGGTTGTTTATTTGGTCCGGTGGTCGCAGCGGCAGTGATTTTGCCTGACTCAGGTTGGGAAATGTTACAAAATGCCGGGGTTACAGATAGTAAGAAATTGTCCGCAAATCAACGAGAATCCTTGGTTCAGTTGATTATAAAAGTGGCCATTGATTGTAAGATTGGTGTCGCTTCGGTGGCAGAAATTGACCGATTAAATATTTTACAAGCGTCTCTGCTGGCCATGAGGCGATCTCTCCTGAAACTTTATCCCCAGCCAGAACTTTGTTTAGTGGATGGGAATCAGCGCATTCCGGGATTATCTCTACCCCAAGAAACCATTGTTCAAGGAGATAGTCAATGTTTGCCGATCGCCGCCGCCAGTATTCTGGCTAAAGTTTGGCGCGATCAATTAATAATTCGCTTGGCAGATCGATATCCTGAATATGACTTAATTAATAATAAAGGTTATGGCACAAAAGCCCACAAAAAAGCCTTAGCTTTGTATGGTGCATCGCCTCAACATCGACTCTCTTTTAGTCCTTGCCAGCCCAATCTTTCCGCCCCAAATCAGCTTTCACTATTTGATATAACACGATAA
- a CDS encoding DUF1997 domain-containing protein, translating to MLTHFFASQSVEIVVPEQPIPISHYLRQPQRLVHSLVEPSRMEQLSPEKFRLKMRPREFMMFRLQPTVDLRVWAKADGTIHLASVGCEIRGVDYINQRFALDLVGQLSPCEVNGITYLKGKADLIVQVDVPPPLDITPPMILETTGNGLLRSILLTIKQRLTQQLLLDYRRWASDEIEATNFSQQPVFSPNGQSA from the coding sequence ATGTTGACTCATTTTTTTGCCTCACAATCTGTGGAAATCGTGGTTCCAGAGCAGCCCATACCAATCAGTCACTATTTACGCCAACCCCAGCGTCTGGTACATAGCCTGGTCGAACCCAGTCGGATGGAACAGTTAAGCCCAGAAAAGTTTCGCCTGAAAATGCGTCCTCGCGAGTTTATGATGTTTCGGCTTCAGCCAACGGTGGATCTGCGAGTCTGGGCAAAAGCTGATGGCACCATTCATTTAGCCTCCGTGGGCTGTGAAATTCGCGGAGTGGACTATATCAACCAACGGTTTGCCTTAGATTTAGTGGGTCAATTGTCCCCTTGTGAAGTCAACGGTATCACCTATCTCAAAGGAAAAGCGGATTTAATTGTTCAAGTAGATGTACCCCCTCCGTTGGATATCACCCCACCGATGATACTAGAAACCACCGGCAATGGTTTGCTGCGGAGTATCTTGCTGACGATTAAACAACGGTTAACCCAGCAACTATTACTCGATTATCGTCGTTGGGCTTCCGATGAAATTGAGGCAACGAATTTCTCTCAGCAGCCAGTATTTTCCCCCAATGGTCAAAGTGCGTAA
- the larB gene encoding nickel pincer cofactor biosynthesis protein LarB yields the protein MNSQALQTLLEAVANGTLKPDAALENLKIMAFEPVTRDGETEFARIDHHRSLRTGFPEVIWGPGKTPEQIGQIMQVMRDRHPVVMATRIDPEVYLQLDELLPGLVYYRSARICATAIPPIEPEYPGTIGVVCAGTADLPVAEEAAVTAELCGFRVQRLWDVGVAGIHRLLANRHILMESDVLIVVAGMEGALPSVVAGLVEAPAIAVPTSIGYGASFNGLAALLGMLNSCAAGLGVVNIDNGFGAAMLAAKILRTRNQVA from the coding sequence GTGAACTCACAAGCCTTACAAACCTTACTCGAAGCCGTCGCCAACGGCACCCTCAAGCCCGATGCTGCCTTGGAAAATCTCAAAATTATGGCCTTTGAACCTGTCACCAGGGACGGAGAAACGGAATTTGCTCGCATCGATCATCACCGCAGCCTCCGCACGGGATTTCCCGAAGTTATCTGGGGGCCGGGGAAAACCCCAGAGCAAATTGGGCAAATTATGCAGGTGATGCGCGATCGCCATCCCGTGGTCATGGCAACTCGCATCGACCCAGAGGTTTATTTGCAGTTAGATGAACTATTGCCCGGTTTGGTCTATTACCGCAGTGCGCGGATTTGTGCCACCGCTATTCCCCCCATAGAACCGGAATATCCGGGCACCATTGGGGTAGTTTGTGCCGGAACTGCCGACTTGCCCGTAGCGGAAGAAGCGGCAGTCACCGCCGAACTTTGCGGCTTTCGCGTCCAACGTCTTTGGGACGTGGGAGTGGCGGGAATTCACCGTTTATTGGCCAACCGCCATATCCTGATGGAGTCCGATGTGTTGATTGTGGTCGCCGGGATGGAAGGGGCTTTACCCAGTGTGGTGGCGGGTTTGGTGGAAGCCCCCGCGATCGCTGTTCCCACCAGTATCGGTTATGGGGCTAGTTTTAATGGGTTGGCCGCTTTATTGGGGATGCTTAACTCCTGTGCTGCTGGTCTGGGGGTGGTGAATATTGACAATGGCTTTGGGGCGGCGATGTTAGCGGCTAAAATTCTGCGTACCAGAAACCAGGTTGCTTGA
- a CDS encoding ABC transporter substrate-binding protein, producing the protein MQYKEDNKYMQLLSNYWRRCFAIPRSGSLTGIALTFVCAILCAIALSGCNPAQFKSQAASVNQVVLSVLSDPKTFNPVLSTESPNIFGLTFEGLTTQNGITAMVEPGLAESWKISEDKLRFIFTLRPDLKWSDGQPLTADDVVFTYNELYYNEKIPTSARDTLRIGKSGALAQVRKLDDRRVEFILPEPFAPFLRTTSQEILPAHILRSTLKEESDGNLRFLSTWNTNTPPEKIIGNGPYQLAGYTTSERLFFQKNPYYWRKDAQGNSQPYIERVVWEIVESQDTSLLKFRSGNLDSISVSPDNFELLKQEENRNNFTIYNGGQAPGTTFMAFNLNQGRNADTQKPVVDPIKLRWFSNVAFRQAVAYSLNRDRMINNTFRGLGAPQNSHLSIQSPYYLSPEKGLPVYDYNPEKAKELLLSAGFKYNERNELLDQDGNRVRFTLITNAGNKIREAMGAQIKQDLSEIGITVDFQPIAFNAMVAKLTDSLDWECHLIGFTGGVEPNNGANLWAPDGRLHVFNQSRQPGQTPLVGRKIADWEQKLGDLYVQGAQELDEEKRKAIYSEAQKLVQEYLPVIHLVNPLSMSAVRDRIQGVQYSAIGGAFWNIYELTISE; encoded by the coding sequence ATGCAATATAAGGAAGACAATAAATATATGCAACTCCTGAGTAATTATTGGCGACGGTGTTTCGCGATTCCGCGAAGCGGATCCCTCACGGGAATCGCCCTAACTTTTGTATGTGCGATTTTATGCGCGATCGCTCTTTCTGGGTGCAATCCCGCTCAATTCAAAAGTCAAGCCGCAAGTGTGAATCAAGTAGTCTTGAGCGTACTCAGCGATCCCAAAACTTTTAACCCAGTTCTCAGTACAGAATCTCCCAATATTTTTGGGCTAACTTTTGAGGGCTTAACCACGCAAAATGGTATCACCGCGATGGTAGAACCGGGACTAGCAGAATCTTGGAAAATTTCTGAAGACAAACTAAGATTTATCTTCACCTTGCGGCCGGATTTAAAGTGGTCTGATGGGCAACCTTTGACCGCTGATGATGTAGTATTTACTTACAATGAATTGTACTATAACGAGAAAATTCCTACCAGTGCTAGAGATACTTTACGCATTGGCAAAAGTGGCGCTTTAGCCCAAGTGAGAAAACTAGACGATCGCCGGGTTGAATTCATTCTGCCGGAACCTTTTGCGCCTTTTTTACGCACCACTAGCCAAGAAATTTTACCCGCCCATATTCTGCGTTCTACCCTCAAGGAAGAATCTGATGGAAATCTGCGGTTTCTCTCCACTTGGAATACCAATACACCACCGGAAAAAATTATCGGCAATGGCCCATACCAATTAGCCGGTTATACTACCAGCGAGCGCTTATTTTTTCAAAAAAATCCCTACTACTGGCGCAAAGATGCTCAAGGTAATTCTCAGCCTTATATTGAAAGGGTAGTTTGGGAAATTGTCGAATCTCAAGATACCTCATTGCTGAAGTTTCGCTCTGGTAATTTAGATTCTATTTCGGTTTCTCCAGACAATTTTGAGTTACTCAAGCAGGAAGAAAATCGGAATAATTTTACCATTTATAATGGTGGTCAAGCACCGGGAACCACCTTTATGGCTTTTAATCTGAATCAAGGTCGGAATGCGGATACTCAAAAACCTGTGGTAGACCCGATTAAATTGCGGTGGTTTAGTAATGTGGCTTTTCGACAAGCTGTTGCCTATAGTCTGAACCGGGACCGAATGATTAACAATACATTTCGCGGGCTAGGAGCACCTCAAAATTCTCATCTTTCCATCCAAAGCCCTTATTATCTTTCCCCAGAAAAAGGCTTACCCGTCTATGATTACAATCCCGAAAAAGCTAAAGAGTTATTATTAAGTGCGGGGTTTAAATATAACGAGAGAAATGAACTCCTAGACCAAGACGGCAACCGAGTTCGCTTTACTTTGATTACCAACGCGGGAAATAAAATTAGAGAGGCAATGGGCGCACAAATTAAACAAGATTTGAGTGAAATCGGCATTACCGTTGATTTTCAACCGATTGCTTTTAATGCTATGGTTGCCAAACTGACGGATTCTTTGGATTGGGAATGTCATTTGATTGGATTTACCGGCGGAGTCGAACCCAATAATGGGGCAAATCTTTGGGCTCCTGATGGTCGATTGCACGTTTTTAATCAATCACGCCAACCGGGGCAAACTCCTTTGGTGGGCAGAAAAATCGCTGATTGGGAACAAAAACTCGGTGATTTGTATGTCCAAGGAGCCCAAGAATTAGATGAGGAAAAACGCAAGGCTATCTATAGCGAAGCCCAGAAATTAGTGCAAGAATATTTGCCGGTGATTCATTTGGTGAATCCTTTGAGTATGTCCGCAGTGCGCGATCGCATTCAAGGAGTGCAATATTCGGCCATCGGTGGTGCATTCTGGAATATCTATGAACTAACAATTAGCGAATAA
- a CDS encoding histidine phosphatase family protein, which produces MTTRVILVRHGQSTYNVEQRIQGRLDRSVLTDVGRETARQVAVALQGIAFDAVYSSPLQRAKETAEIIVAALSEKTAANTAHPAPAAQPIDLLREIDLPLWEGLRRTEVQEKYSEDYRLWKERPHQLCMMTPEGEHFPVLALHHQARQFWQDILTQHPNQTILVVAHNGINRCLISTALGISPDRYHSIQQSNCGISVLNFAGTLADPVQLESMNLTAHVGHKLPKPRPGHHGPRLLLVRHGETEWNRQQQFQGQIDIPLNDNGRIQAQQARDFLACVQIDSAVSSPLLRPKETAEIILQAHPGVTLQLDERLQEISHGLWEGKFESEIEQAFPGMLQQWKIAPETVQMPEGENLQDVWNRSIPAWQEIVASTPPNTTCLVVGHDAINKAVMCYLSGLGPEHFWNFKQGNGSVTVIDYPDGPDGLPVIEAANITIHLGGILDRTAAGAL; this is translated from the coding sequence CTGACCACTCGCGTTATTTTAGTTCGTCATGGCCAGAGCACCTATAATGTAGAGCAGCGGATCCAAGGCCGCCTAGATCGATCCGTGTTAACGGATGTCGGTCGGGAGACTGCTCGTCAAGTTGCTGTAGCCTTACAAGGCATTGCATTTGATGCCGTTTACAGCAGTCCCCTGCAACGGGCGAAAGAAACCGCCGAAATTATCGTTGCTGCCCTATCAGAAAAAACGGCGGCAAACACGGCGCACCCTGCTCCTGCTGCTCAACCAATTGACCTTTTAAGAGAAATTGATTTGCCCTTATGGGAAGGTTTGCGGCGCACGGAAGTCCAAGAGAAGTATTCTGAAGATTACCGACTCTGGAAAGAACGCCCCCATCAGTTATGCATGATGACCCCAGAGGGAGAACATTTCCCGGTGTTAGCATTGCATCACCAAGCGAGGCAATTCTGGCAAGACATCCTGACTCAGCACCCGAATCAAACGATTTTAGTGGTAGCCCATAATGGGATTAATCGTTGCTTAATTAGTACCGCTTTAGGGATTTCCCCAGACCGCTATCATTCGATTCAGCAATCTAACTGTGGCATTAGCGTGCTCAATTTTGCCGGAACCTTGGCCGATCCGGTGCAGTTAGAGTCGATGAACTTAACCGCCCATGTGGGACATAAACTCCCCAAACCCCGCCCTGGTCATCATGGCCCGCGTTTGTTATTGGTGCGCCACGGGGAGACGGAATGGAACCGTCAGCAGCAGTTTCAGGGACAAATTGATATTCCCCTGAATGATAACGGCAGAATCCAAGCCCAACAAGCGAGAGATTTTCTCGCCTGTGTGCAGATCGATTCAGCAGTCAGCAGTCCGTTGTTGCGTCCCAAAGAAACGGCGGAAATTATTTTACAAGCACATCCAGGGGTGACGCTGCAACTGGATGAGCGGTTACAAGAAATTTCCCACGGCCTCTGGGAAGGTAAGTTTGAGTCGGAAATTGAGCAAGCTTTTCCAGGGATGTTGCAGCAGTGGAAAATTGCCCCGGAAACGGTGCAAATGCCAGAGGGTGAAAATTTGCAGGATGTCTGGAATCGCAGTATCCCCGCTTGGCAGGAGATCGTGGCATCTACGCCACCCAATACCACTTGTTTGGTGGTCGGTCACGATGCAATTAATAAGGCGGTGATGTGTTATCTGTCTGGCTTAGGTCCAGAACATTTCTGGAATTTTAAGCAAGGTAACGGCAGTGTGACGGTGATTGACTATCCTGATGGGCCTGATGGTCTGCCGGTGATAGAAGCTGCCAATATTACGATTCACCTCGGTGGGATTTTGGATCGAACCGCAGCCGGGGCATTATAA
- a CDS encoding dihydroorotase: protein MNSQLIQQVRVLDPVANTDEIADVLIVDRTIQAIAPHLSEAIGADTEVIDGRGLILGPGLVDLYSHSGEPGFEERETLVSLMQAAAAGGFTRLGILPDTHPEIDNATAVTGLHRCLNLLPQQSPQKLPQFYIWGALTLGAKGEQMTELAELANAGVVGFTDGQPVKKLGLLRRSLEYLQPLGLPIALWPCDRDLGGNGSVREGSTSIRLGLVGSPAIAETSALAAILEIVAATGTPVHLMRISTARSVELIRAAKAQGLPITASTTWMHLLLNVQNIRGHLNPNSSLCHPAPEIPYDAAMHLDPPLGNIEDQLALISAVEDGAIDVVAIDHSPYSYEETHVAFAESPPGAIGLELALPLLWHNLVETGKLTALQLWRVLSTNPAECFQQKPATFTQGSSAELILFDPQKTWKVEINHLASRSHNTPWLGQTLTGQVVKTLA, encoded by the coding sequence GTGAACAGTCAATTAATCCAACAAGTCCGCGTATTAGACCCAGTTGCCAATACAGACGAAATCGCTGATGTGCTGATTGTTGATCGCACCATTCAGGCGATCGCCCCCCACTTGTCTGAAGCGATCGGCGCTGATACAGAAGTGATCGATGGTCGGGGATTAATCTTGGGGCCGGGTTTAGTCGATTTATATAGTCATAGCGGGGAACCAGGATTTGAGGAACGGGAAACCCTGGTATCTTTGATGCAAGCCGCTGCTGCTGGGGGTTTTACCCGGTTAGGGATTCTGCCAGATACTCACCCAGAGATTGATAATGCTACCGCTGTCACCGGGTTGCACCGTTGCCTCAACCTGTTACCCCAACAGTCACCCCAAAAGCTGCCTCAATTCTACATTTGGGGGGCGCTGACCTTGGGGGCAAAAGGAGAACAGATGACCGAGTTGGCAGAGTTAGCCAATGCTGGGGTGGTGGGATTTACCGATGGTCAGCCGGTGAAAAAGCTGGGTTTGTTGCGTCGGAGTTTGGAATATTTGCAACCCCTGGGATTACCGATCGCCCTGTGGCCTTGCGATCGCGATTTAGGGGGCAATGGTTCCGTCCGGGAAGGCAGCACTTCCATTCGTTTGGGGTTAGTCGGTTCCCCAGCGATCGCGGAAACTTCTGCCCTAGCCGCAATTTTGGAAATTGTCGCCGCTACAGGGACTCCCGTGCATTTGATGCGAATTTCCACCGCCCGCAGTGTGGAATTAATTCGCGCTGCCAAAGCCCAAGGATTGCCGATTACTGCTAGTACCACTTGGATGCATTTATTATTAAATGTGCAAAATATTCGCGGCCATCTTAACCCCAATTCTTCTTTATGTCATCCAGCCCCAGAAATTCCCTACGATGCCGCGATGCATCTCGATCCCCCGTTAGGAAATATTGAAGACCAATTAGCTTTGATTTCTGCGGTTGAAGATGGGGCGATCGATGTGGTGGCGATCGACCATAGTCCCTATTCTTATGAAGAAACTCATGTGGCTTTTGCTGAGTCTCCCCCAGGAGCGATCGGGTTAGAATTAGCCCTACCTTTATTGTGGCACAACTTAGTAGAAACTGGCAAGTTAACCGCCCTACAACTCTGGCGAGTTTTAAGTACCAATCCCGCTGAATGTTTCCAACAAAAACCGGCAACTTTTACCCAGGGAAGTTCCGCAGAACTGATATTATTCGATCCGCAGAAAACTTGGAAAGTAGAGATTAATCATTTAGCTTCGCGATCGCACAATACCCCTTGGTTGGGACAAACTCTCACAGGTCAAGTGGTGAAAACTTTGGCTTAG
- a CDS encoding DUF1997 domain-containing protein, producing MYNNFFASQSVKLAVPQQAVPIHHYLRQPKRIVRAIADSSRIHQIGHDSYRLTMRPLKFFTLKIEPTVDLKIWADSNGTIHLKSVGCELKGIETINEHFDIQLQGTMQPCKVDGETYLKGGAELGLKIFLPPPFSMMPKQMVQSTGNSLLRSILLKMKQQLMQQLLLDYSKWAIAQPEEAIAA from the coding sequence ATGTATAACAATTTCTTTGCCTCTCAGTCCGTAAAACTAGCGGTGCCCCAGCAAGCTGTACCGATTCATCATTATTTACGGCAGCCAAAGCGGATTGTGCGGGCGATCGCCGACTCCAGCAGGATCCACCAAATTGGCCACGATTCCTATCGGCTGACCATGCGACCATTAAAATTTTTTACCCTAAAAATAGAGCCAACGGTGGATTTAAAAATATGGGCTGATTCTAATGGGACAATTCATTTAAAATCCGTCGGTTGTGAACTGAAAGGCATTGAGACAATTAACGAACATTTTGATATCCAACTTCAGGGGACGATGCAGCCGTGTAAAGTTGACGGAGAAACTTACTTAAAAGGTGGGGCTGAGTTGGGATTAAAGATTTTTCTACCCCCGCCGTTTTCTATGATGCCAAAGCAAATGGTACAGTCTACGGGCAATAGTTTGCTGCGGAGTATTTTGCTGAAAATGAAGCAACAATTAATGCAGCAGTTGTTGTTAGATTACAGTAAGTGGGCGATCGCCCAACCCGAAGAGGCGATCGCCGCTTAA
- a CDS encoding TldD/PmbA family protein: MIVTDDAKNLLSDLIRRFAHRVDYLAIRLEAAEGTDIFLRGEKIETLSEGVSTGGQVRACYKGGWGFASFNNLEHIQARVEEAIAAARLVGDDTTCLAYVEPVVGTYHLHRSGTNPRTLPLLVKKQLCDRYSEILHSVDPRIATTSVRYGDISQRLILATSDGTLLEQSWVDMEMRFAATARDGEMVQTGRETTGSRQGYEDLTNLDQQVRGAAERAVNALSLPPVKGNTYTVVIDPILSGLFVHEAFGHLSEADMAYENPDLLEVMTLGRRFGPEDLQIFDGAAPEGHRGSYLYDDEGTPATTTQLIKDGVLVGRLHSRETAGKLDEAPTGNARCLNYHYAPIVRMTNTWIARGKTPAGDLFSDISEGVYARNWLGGMTNGEMFTFTAGEAWMIRNGQLAEPVRDVTLSGNVFSTLADIEAIGDDYYWDESGGCGKGGQSGLPVGCAGPSLRISNVVVGGV, encoded by the coding sequence ATGATTGTCACCGATGACGCCAAGAATTTACTTTCAGACTTAATTCGGCGATTTGCCCACCGAGTTGATTATTTGGCCATTCGCCTAGAAGCCGCCGAGGGCACCGATATCTTTTTGCGCGGGGAAAAGATTGAAACCCTCAGCGAAGGGGTGTCCACTGGGGGACAAGTTCGGGCCTGTTACAAGGGAGGCTGGGGTTTTGCCAGTTTCAATAATTTGGAACATATCCAAGCCAGAGTGGAAGAAGCGATCGCTGCTGCCCGTTTAGTCGGGGATGACACCACTTGTCTGGCTTATGTGGAGCCCGTGGTCGGCACTTATCATTTACATAGAAGTGGCACCAACCCCAGAACTTTGCCCCTGTTGGTGAAAAAGCAACTCTGCGATCGCTACAGCGAAATTCTCCATAGCGTTGACCCTCGGATCGCCACCACTTCCGTCCGCTACGGGGACATTTCTCAGCGACTTATCCTCGCCACCTCCGACGGCACCTTATTAGAACAATCTTGGGTAGACATGGAAATGCGCTTTGCCGCCACCGCCCGCGACGGAGAAATGGTGCAAACCGGGCGAGAAACCACCGGATCTCGTCAGGGTTACGAAGACCTGACCAACTTGGATCAGCAAGTGCGCGGGGCTGCGGAAAGGGCTGTGAATGCCTTATCCTTACCTCCAGTTAAGGGCAACACCTACACCGTAGTAATTGACCCTATTCTCTCCGGTTTATTTGTTCACGAAGCCTTTGGCCATCTTTCCGAAGCGGACATGGCTTATGAAAACCCCGACTTATTAGAAGTAATGACCTTGGGGCGGCGGTTTGGCCCAGAAGACCTGCAAATTTTTGACGGGGCAGCCCCAGAAGGGCATCGCGGCAGCTACCTCTACGACGATGAAGGCACCCCAGCCACTACTACTCAATTAATTAAGGATGGGGTATTAGTGGGCAGGCTACATTCCCGCGAAACTGCCGGGAAACTGGATGAAGCCCCTACCGGCAATGCCCGGTGTTTGAATTATCACTATGCGCCCATTGTGAGAATGACGAATACTTGGATTGCCCGTGGTAAAACTCCCGCAGGAGATTTATTTAGTGATATTTCCGAGGGAGTCTATGCGCGAAATTGGTTAGGAGGCATGACCAACGGGGAAATGTTCACCTTTACCGCTGGGGAAGCGTGGATGATTAGAAATGGTCAACTCGCGGAACCTGTGCGGGATGTCACCCTTTCCGGCAATGTGTTCAGCACTTTGGCAGATATAGAAGCGATCGGGGATGACTACTACTGGGATGAGTCCGGGGGTTGTGGCAAAGGGGGCCAAAGTGGTTTACCCGTCGGCTGTGCGGGGCCGAGTCTCCGCATTAGCAACGTAGTAGTCGGTGGAGTGTAA
- a CDS encoding helix-turn-helix domain-containing protein, producing MKAYSNDLRQKIIQAYENKEGSYRQLAKRFSVSLGFVQNLMKRYRETGQVDPLPHSGGSTPKLTAKQMEIVAELLRAYQDATLLELCDRLDEMTQVRLSQATMSRIRNRLKLDKTRNN from the coding sequence ATGAAAGCTTATTCTAATGACTTGCGCCAAAAAATTATTCAGGCTTATGAAAATAAGGAAGGCTCTTATCGTCAATTAGCCAAGCGTTTTAGTGTCAGTCTTGGTTTTGTGCAAAATTTGATGAAACGATATCGGGAAACCGGACAGGTTGACCCCCTACCCCACAGTGGAGGTTCGACCCCGAAGTTAACAGCGAAGCAAATGGAAATCGTGGCTGAATTGCTGAGAGCATATCAGGATGCTACTTTGCTGGAATTGTGCGATCGCCTCGATGAAATGACCCAAGTTAGACTCAGCCAAGCCACCATGAGTCGGATTCGCAATCGACTCAAGCTAGATAAAACAAGAAATAATTAA
- the pheA gene encoding prephenate dehydratase: protein MNQSIAYLGPAGTYSEAAALAYLNQQSVKFSGECSLCPYPTIAQTLRAVAEGEVSLAVVPVENSIEGSVATTLDTIWQLDQLQIQQALLLPIAHALLARTSNYEGIKTVYSHPQALGQCQQWLEKSLPAVKLIATNSTTEAVQQLDQDEFGGAIASMRAAELYQVPVLAYPINDRPDNCTRFWVVSLQPSQEGTHTSLAFSLPKNIPGALVKPLQVFAERGINMSRIESRPTKRAIGEYLFFIDIEADAEDPLVHSALDELNACTETLKIFGRYPVIFIKY, encoded by the coding sequence ATGAATCAATCAATTGCGTATTTAGGCCCTGCGGGGACTTATAGTGAAGCCGCTGCCCTGGCATATCTGAATCAACAATCGGTAAAATTTTCCGGGGAATGTTCGTTGTGTCCCTATCCGACGATCGCCCAAACTTTGCGGGCAGTGGCAGAGGGTGAAGTTTCTCTGGCAGTGGTGCCGGTGGAAAATTCCATTGAAGGCAGTGTGGCCACAACTTTGGATACGATTTGGCAGTTAGATCAGTTGCAAATTCAGCAAGCTTTATTGTTGCCTATTGCTCATGCTTTGCTGGCAAGAACCAGTAATTATGAAGGGATTAAAACTGTGTATTCTCATCCCCAGGCTTTGGGGCAATGTCAGCAGTGGTTAGAAAAGTCTTTGCCCGCAGTGAAATTGATTGCGACTAATTCTACTACTGAGGCAGTTCAGCAATTAGATCAAGATGAGTTTGGCGGGGCGATCGCTTCTATGCGAGCCGCAGAATTATATCAGGTTCCCGTACTCGCTTATCCTATTAACGATCGCCCAGATAATTGTACTCGGTTTTGGGTAGTGAGCTTGCAACCTTCTCAAGAGGGAACTCACACTTCTCTGGCTTTTAGTTTACCAAAAAATATCCCCGGTGCTTTAGTCAAACCGTTGCAAGTTTTTGCAGAAAGAGGGATTAATATGAGTCGGATTGAATCCCGTCCCACTAAACGGGCGATCGGTGAATATTTATTCTTTATTGACATCGAAGCGGATGCGGAAGATCCTTTAGTTCATTCGGCATTAGATGAACTCAATGCTTGCACCGAAACCCTCAAAATATTTGGCCGATATCCGGTGATATTCATCAAATACTAA